Proteins encoded within one genomic window of Cucumis sativus cultivar 9930 chromosome 3, Cucumber_9930_V3, whole genome shotgun sequence:
- the LOC101209509 gene encoding DNA-(apurinic or apyrimidinic site) lyase, chloroplastic isoform X4 — MRGVYAERNGLGLGLVNQSRLRVATLIRPLQKNAMSSRLNQSSVPLFTKNSEPSRAGRGISVRRNFNETVVQEHDCKVDIQSFKDDPSKIEAMTVQKLRMTLRSLGLLAKGLKRDLVTALQSFVENETVVENHRTQQTERNSNVSASDGDTVKAETKILTPKERQSAESNKVSSGAIGSNPSSRKRKDSSDVVSSIVKQEDGVEGMQNEPWVVLAHKKPQKGWIPYNPRIMRPKPLSKDTKSVKILSWNVNGLRALLKGSSAVELAEREDFDVLCLQETKLQEKDILNITKSLVDGYHYTYWTCSVSKLGYSGTAIISRIKPISVRYGLGISEHDGEGRVVMVEFDSFFLLNVYVPNSGDGLKRLSYRITQWDPSLSNYIKELEKSKPVILTGDLNCAHQEIDLYNPAGNRKSAGFTNEERQSFETNFLQKGFVDTFRQKHPDVVGYTYWGYRHGGRKTNKGWRLDYFLVSERVAEKVHDSYILPDVGGSDHCPIGLVLKL, encoded by the exons ATGCGTGGGGTTTATGCGGAGCGCAACGGTCTGGGTCTGGGTCTGG TCAATCAGAGTAGGCTGAGAGTTGCAACATTGATACGACCTTTGCAAAAGAATGCAATGTCGTCGAGGTTGAATCAATCCTCTGTACCTTTATTCACAAAGAATTCAGAGCCTAGCAGGGCGGGGAGAGGTATAAGTGTGCGAAGGAATTTCAATGAGACTGTTGTCCAG GAACATGATTGTAAAGTGGACATTCAAAGTTTTAAGGATGACCCGTCGAAAATTGAGGCTATGACGGTCCAAAAACTGAGAATGACATTAAG AAGCTTGGGTCTTCTAGCCAAAGGGCTTAAGCGTGATCTTGTAACTGCACTGCAAAGCTTTGTGGAGAATGAAACAGTTG TAGAAAATCATAGAACACAACAGACAGAGAGAAATTCTAATGTATCAGCTTCTGATGGTGACACTGTGAAAGCTGAAACAAAAATCCTAACACCAAAGGAGAGGCAGTCAGCTGAATCTAACAAGGTTTCAAGTGGTGCAATAG GCAGTAACCCATCTagcagaaagagaaaagattcCTCAGACGTTGTTTCCAGCATTGTGAAGCAAGAGGATGGAGTAGAGGGGATGCAAAATGAACCATGGGTTGTTCTTGCTCATAAGAAGCCTCAAAAAGGTTGGATCCCGTATAACCCAAGAATCATGAGGCCTAAACCTCTTTCCAAGGATACAAAATCtgtgaaaattttatcttGGAATGTCAATGGGTTAAGAGCCTTACTTAAGGGGTCTTCAGCAGTGGAACTTGCTGAAAGGGAAGATTTTGACGTATTGTGCTTACAAGAGACCAAATTGCAG GAAAAGGAcatattaaatattacaaaatctcTTGTGGATGGATATCATTATACCTACTGGACGTGCAGCGTTTCTAAACTTGGCTATTCTGGAACTGCAATCATATCCCGG ATAAAGCCAATTTCAGTTAGATATGGTTTAGGCATATCAGAACATGATGGTGAAGGTCGGGTTGTGATGGTGGAGTTcgattctttttttctattgaatGTTTATGTTCCTAATTCTGGAGATGGATTAAAGAGACTG TCATACAGGATTACCCAGTGGGATCCATCTCTCAGTAACTATATTAAG GAGTTGGAAAAGTCGAAGCCCGTGATTTTGACTGGTGATCTAAATTGTGCACATCAGGAGATAGACCTCTATAATCCTGCG GGAAACCGAAAAAGTGCTGGTTTCACCAACGAAGAAAGGCAATCATTTGAGACCAACTTTCTGCAAAAGGGGTTTGTTGATACTTTTAGACAAAAGCATCCTGATGTTGTTGGCTATACATATTGGGGTTATCGTCATGGTGGACGCAAAACAAACAAAG GATGGCGGTTGGACTATTTTCTTGTATCAGAGAGGGTGGCAGAGAAGGTACATGACTCTTACATACTCCCCGATGTGGGAGGTAGTGATCACTGTCCCATTGGCCTTGTTCTCAAGCTTTAG
- the LOC101209509 gene encoding DNA-(apurinic or apyrimidinic site) lyase, chloroplastic isoform X3: MLFSISNLPMKSVLQFWSRTFLHSFFSLAVNQSRLRVATLIRPLQKNAMSSRLNQSSVPLFTKNSEPSRAGRGISVRRNFNETVVQEHDCKVDIQSFKDDPSKIEAMTVQKLRMTLRSLGLLAKGLKRDLVTALQSFVENETVENHRTQQTERNSNVSASDGDTVKAETKILTPKERQSAESNKVSSGAIGSNPSSRKRKDSSDVVSSIVKQEDGVEGMQNEPWVVLAHKKPQKGWIPYNPRIMRPKPLSKDTKSVKILSWNVNGLRALLKGSSAVELAEREDFDVLCLQETKLQEKDILNITKSLVDGYHYTYWTCSVSKLGYSGTAIISRIKPISVRYGLGISEHDGEGRVVMVEFDSFFLLNVYVPNSGDGLKRLSYRITQWDPSLSNYIKELEKSKPVILTGDLNCAHQEIDLYNPAGNRKSAGFTNEERQSFETNFLQKGFVDTFRQKHPDVVGYTYWGYRHGGRKTNKGWRLDYFLVSERVAEKVHDSYILPDVGGSDHCPIGLVLKL, translated from the exons ATGCTCTTTTCCATCTCAAATTTGCCCATGAAGTCTGTTTTGCAATTCTGGTCTAGGACTTTCCTTCATTCCTTCTTCag CCTTGCAGTCAATCAGAGTAGGCTGAGAGTTGCAACATTGATACGACCTTTGCAAAAGAATGCAATGTCGTCGAGGTTGAATCAATCCTCTGTACCTTTATTCACAAAGAATTCAGAGCCTAGCAGGGCGGGGAGAGGTATAAGTGTGCGAAGGAATTTCAATGAGACTGTTGTCCAG GAACATGATTGTAAAGTGGACATTCAAAGTTTTAAGGATGACCCGTCGAAAATTGAGGCTATGACGGTCCAAAAACTGAGAATGACATTAAG AAGCTTGGGTCTTCTAGCCAAAGGGCTTAAGCGTGATCTTGTAACTGCACTGCAAAGCTTTGTGGAGAATGAAACAGTTG AAAATCATAGAACACAACAGACAGAGAGAAATTCTAATGTATCAGCTTCTGATGGTGACACTGTGAAAGCTGAAACAAAAATCCTAACACCAAAGGAGAGGCAGTCAGCTGAATCTAACAAGGTTTCAAGTGGTGCAATAG GCAGTAACCCATCTagcagaaagagaaaagattcCTCAGACGTTGTTTCCAGCATTGTGAAGCAAGAGGATGGAGTAGAGGGGATGCAAAATGAACCATGGGTTGTTCTTGCTCATAAGAAGCCTCAAAAAGGTTGGATCCCGTATAACCCAAGAATCATGAGGCCTAAACCTCTTTCCAAGGATACAAAATCtgtgaaaattttatcttGGAATGTCAATGGGTTAAGAGCCTTACTTAAGGGGTCTTCAGCAGTGGAACTTGCTGAAAGGGAAGATTTTGACGTATTGTGCTTACAAGAGACCAAATTGCAG GAAAAGGAcatattaaatattacaaaatctcTTGTGGATGGATATCATTATACCTACTGGACGTGCAGCGTTTCTAAACTTGGCTATTCTGGAACTGCAATCATATCCCGG ATAAAGCCAATTTCAGTTAGATATGGTTTAGGCATATCAGAACATGATGGTGAAGGTCGGGTTGTGATGGTGGAGTTcgattctttttttctattgaatGTTTATGTTCCTAATTCTGGAGATGGATTAAAGAGACTG TCATACAGGATTACCCAGTGGGATCCATCTCTCAGTAACTATATTAAG GAGTTGGAAAAGTCGAAGCCCGTGATTTTGACTGGTGATCTAAATTGTGCACATCAGGAGATAGACCTCTATAATCCTGCG GGAAACCGAAAAAGTGCTGGTTTCACCAACGAAGAAAGGCAATCATTTGAGACCAACTTTCTGCAAAAGGGGTTTGTTGATACTTTTAGACAAAAGCATCCTGATGTTGTTGGCTATACATATTGGGGTTATCGTCATGGTGGACGCAAAACAAACAAAG GATGGCGGTTGGACTATTTTCTTGTATCAGAGAGGGTGGCAGAGAAGGTACATGACTCTTACATACTCCCCGATGTGGGAGGTAGTGATCACTGTCCCATTGGCCTTGTTCTCAAGCTTTAG
- the LOC101209264 gene encoding uncharacterized protein LOC101209264, translating into MGRPQRKSGGGATGGNDQLHAAARNGDLSSVISILASNPSSVNSRDKHSRTPLHLAAWSGQAEVINYLCKNKADVGAAAMDDMAAIHFASQKGHLEVVRTLISCGGSLKASTRKGMTPLHYAVQGSYLELVKYLAKKGANLSARTKAGETPLDLASNEEIRLFLEEYEKSSKKEEPKDKGKAGKTHSQPTVSGEDEAPSPKANETENEEDPGVEQSKKQSDEEDQGDEQSKRKSDGTIGEEALSKPKKAKVALGHLLTSDDTQEDDENS; encoded by the exons ATGGGAAGGCCTCAAAGAAAGAGCGGAGGCGGAGCCACCGGCGGAAACGATCAACTTCACGCCGCAGCCAGAAACGGCGACTTGAGTTCCGTCATTTCTATTTTGGCATCTAACCCTTCGTCTGTCAATTCCAGAGATAAGCACTCCCGGACTCC ACTGCATTTGGCAGCATGGTCTGGACAAGCAGAGGTTATAAATTATCTATGCAAGAACAAGGCCGATGTTGGAGCCGCTGCCATGGATGATATGGCTGCTATACATTTTGCATCTCAGAAAGGACATTTAGAAGTAGTTCGTACTTTGATCTCATGTGGCGGATCGTTAAAAGCTTCTACTAGAAAGGGTATGACCCCACTGCACTATGCTGTGCAAGGTTCGTATTTGGAGCTTGTTAAGTACTTAGCAAAGAAAGGTGCAAATTTGAGTGCTAGAACAAAGGCAGGTGAAACCCCTCTTGATTTGGCTAGTAATGAAGAAATCCGCTTGTTCTTGGAAGAATACGAAAAATCATCTAAGAAAGAAGAGCCAAAAGATAAAGGGAAAGCCGGGAAAACTCATTCACAGCCAACAGTATCAGGAGAAGATGAGGCACCCTCTCCGAAGGCAAATGAGactgaaaatgaagaagatccAGGAGTTGAGCAGTCAAAGAAGCAAAGTGATGAAGAAGACCAAGGGGACGAGCAATCGAAGAGGAAGAGTGATGGGACTATTGGTGAGGAAGCCCTGTCAAAACCGAAGAAGGCGAAAGTCGCCCTTGGCCATCTTCTAACATCGGATGACACACAGGAAGACGACGAAAACTCATAA
- the LOC101217961 gene encoding serine carboxypeptidase-like 45, giving the protein MFRFGECFEGHLIKSLPGQPIVNFKQFGGYITIDELQSRSLFYYFVEAQSDPTSKPLVLWLNGGPGCSSLGAGAFIENGPFRPKGDVLILNEFSWNNVANVLYLESPAGVGFSFSKNTTFYDTVNDKITAQDNIVFLERWLEKFPEYKNREFYITGESYAGHYVPQLARLIVQSKLSIKLKAIAIGNPLLEFNTDFNSRGKYLWSHGVISESTFELLNTVCSISQIVREGINGEISDACLSINDLIAREMSPFINEYSINLDVCLSGDQTQTALSALHYAGKVDVCIGNEIDAYLNRVDVQQALHAQLIGVSTWSLCSDILDYDRTNLFVPTINIVGSLVRSGIRVLIFSGDQDAVIPLLGSRTLVNKLAKALRLNTTLPYSAWFHNHQVGGWVETFGEKNNLSFATIRGAAHQAPYTSPATSLTLFTAFLQAKNP; this is encoded by the exons atgtttagatttggagaGTGTTTTGAAGGTCATTTGATCAAGAGCTTGCCAGGACAAccaattgttaattttaaacaatttggAGGTTATATTACCATTGATGAACTGCAAAGCAGGTCTCTCTTTTACTACTTTGTTGAGGCCCAATCTGATCCCACTTCAAAGCCTCTTGTTCTTTGGTTAAATGGAG GTCCTGGTTGTTCATCACTTGGTGCAGGAGCTTTTATTGAGAATGGTCCTTTTAGACCAAAAGGAGATGTTTTGATTCTCAATGAATTTAGTTGGAACAATG TGGCAAATGTATTATATCTTGAATCTCCGGCTGGAGTTGGCTTCTCATTTTCCAAGAATACCACATTCTATGATACAGTTAATGACAAAATCACTG CACAAGACAACATTGTTTTCTTGGAACGATGGTTGGAAAAATTTCCAGAATATAAGAACAGAGAATTCTACATAACAGGAGAAAGCTATGCTGGTCATTATGTTCCACAGCTTGCAAGACTTATTGTTCAATCCAAACTTAGCATTAAACTCAAAGCAATTGCT ATTGGGAATCCATTATTGGAATTCAACACGGATTTCAATTCAAGAGGGAAATATTTGTGGTCACATGGAGTGATATCTGAGTCCACATTTGAGCTTCTGAATACAGTTTGTAGCATTTCTCAAATTGTAAGAGAGGGTATCAATGGGGAGATTTCAGATGCATGTTTAAGTATCAATGATTTGATTGCTCGGGAGATGTCTccttttataaatgaatattcCATCAATCTTGATGTTTGTTTGAGTGGTGATCAAACGCAAACAGCTCTTTCAGCTCTCCATT ATGCAGGAAAGGTAGATGTTTGTATAGGGAATGAGATAGATGCATATCTAAATAGAGTGGATGTTCAACAAGCTCTTCATGCTCAATTGATTGGAGTTTCTACTTGGTCCCTTTGCAGCGA TATTTTGGACTACGATAGGACCAATTTATTTGTACCAACCATTAACATCGTGGGTTCACTTGTACGTTCGGGAATAAGAGTTTTGATCTTCAG TGGAGATCAAGATGCCGTAATTCCATTACTTGGAAGTCGAACTTTGGTAAATAAATTAGCAAAAGCTTTGAGATTGAACACCACTCTCCCTTACTCAGCTTGGTTTCACAATCATCag GTTGGAGGATGGGTAGAAACATTTGGAGAGAAGAACAATCTATCATTTGCAACCATTAGAGGAGCTGCTCATCAAGCTCCTTACACTTCACCAGCAACATCTTTGACACTTTTTACTGCTTTCCTCCAAGCTAAAAACCCTTGA
- the LOC101209509 gene encoding DNA-(apurinic or apyrimidinic site) lyase, chloroplastic isoform X5, with product MSSRLNQSSVPLFTKNSEPSRAGRGISVRRNFNETVVQEHDCKVDIQSFKDDPSKIEAMTVQKLRMTLRSLGLLAKGLKRDLVTALQSFVENETVVENHRTQQTERNSNVSASDGDTVKAETKILTPKERQSAESNKVSSGAIGSNPSSRKRKDSSDVVSSIVKQEDGVEGMQNEPWVVLAHKKPQKGWIPYNPRIMRPKPLSKDTKSVKILSWNVNGLRALLKGSSAVELAEREDFDVLCLQETKLQEKDILNITKSLVDGYHYTYWTCSVSKLGYSGTAIISRIKPISVRYGLGISEHDGEGRVVMVEFDSFFLLNVYVPNSGDGLKRLSYRITQWDPSLSNYIKELEKSKPVILTGDLNCAHQEIDLYNPAGNRKSAGFTNEERQSFETNFLQKGFVDTFRQKHPDVVGYTYWGYRHGGRKTNKGWRLDYFLVSERVAEKVHDSYILPDVGGSDHCPIGLVLKL from the exons ATGTCGTCGAGGTTGAATCAATCCTCTGTACCTTTATTCACAAAGAATTCAGAGCCTAGCAGGGCGGGGAGAGGTATAAGTGTGCGAAGGAATTTCAATGAGACTGTTGTCCAG GAACATGATTGTAAAGTGGACATTCAAAGTTTTAAGGATGACCCGTCGAAAATTGAGGCTATGACGGTCCAAAAACTGAGAATGACATTAAG AAGCTTGGGTCTTCTAGCCAAAGGGCTTAAGCGTGATCTTGTAACTGCACTGCAAAGCTTTGTGGAGAATGAAACAGTTG TAGAAAATCATAGAACACAACAGACAGAGAGAAATTCTAATGTATCAGCTTCTGATGGTGACACTGTGAAAGCTGAAACAAAAATCCTAACACCAAAGGAGAGGCAGTCAGCTGAATCTAACAAGGTTTCAAGTGGTGCAATAG GCAGTAACCCATCTagcagaaagagaaaagattcCTCAGACGTTGTTTCCAGCATTGTGAAGCAAGAGGATGGAGTAGAGGGGATGCAAAATGAACCATGGGTTGTTCTTGCTCATAAGAAGCCTCAAAAAGGTTGGATCCCGTATAACCCAAGAATCATGAGGCCTAAACCTCTTTCCAAGGATACAAAATCtgtgaaaattttatcttGGAATGTCAATGGGTTAAGAGCCTTACTTAAGGGGTCTTCAGCAGTGGAACTTGCTGAAAGGGAAGATTTTGACGTATTGTGCTTACAAGAGACCAAATTGCAG GAAAAGGAcatattaaatattacaaaatctcTTGTGGATGGATATCATTATACCTACTGGACGTGCAGCGTTTCTAAACTTGGCTATTCTGGAACTGCAATCATATCCCGG ATAAAGCCAATTTCAGTTAGATATGGTTTAGGCATATCAGAACATGATGGTGAAGGTCGGGTTGTGATGGTGGAGTTcgattctttttttctattgaatGTTTATGTTCCTAATTCTGGAGATGGATTAAAGAGACTG TCATACAGGATTACCCAGTGGGATCCATCTCTCAGTAACTATATTAAG GAGTTGGAAAAGTCGAAGCCCGTGATTTTGACTGGTGATCTAAATTGTGCACATCAGGAGATAGACCTCTATAATCCTGCG GGAAACCGAAAAAGTGCTGGTTTCACCAACGAAGAAAGGCAATCATTTGAGACCAACTTTCTGCAAAAGGGGTTTGTTGATACTTTTAGACAAAAGCATCCTGATGTTGTTGGCTATACATATTGGGGTTATCGTCATGGTGGACGCAAAACAAACAAAG GATGGCGGTTGGACTATTTTCTTGTATCAGAGAGGGTGGCAGAGAAGGTACATGACTCTTACATACTCCCCGATGTGGGAGGTAGTGATCACTGTCCCATTGGCCTTGTTCTCAAGCTTTAG
- the LOC101209509 gene encoding DNA-(apurinic or apyrimidinic site) lyase, chloroplastic isoform X1, producing the protein MLFSISNLPMKSVLQFWSRTFLHSFFSLAVNQSRLRVATLIRPLQKNAMSSRLNQSSVPLFTKNSEPSRAGRGISVRRNFNETVVQEHDCKVDIQSFKDDPSKIEAMTVQKLRMTLRSLGLLAKGLKRDLVTALQSFVENETVVENHRTQQTERNSNVSASDGDTVKAETKILTPKERQSAESNKVSSGAIGSNPSSRKRKDSSDVVSSIVKQEDGVEGMQNEPWVVLAHKKPQKGWIPYNPRIMRPKPLSKDTKSVKILSWNVNGLRALLKGSSAVELAEREDFDVLCLQETKLQEKDILNITKSLVDGYHYTYWTCSVSKLGYSGTAIISRIKPISVRYGLGISEHDGEGRVVMVEFDSFFLLNVYVPNSGDGLKRLSYRITQWDPSLSNYIKELEKSKPVILTGDLNCAHQEIDLYNPAGNRKSAGFTNEERQSFETNFLQKGFVDTFRQKHPDVVGYTYWGYRHGGRKTNKGWRLDYFLVSERVAEKVHDSYILPDVGGSDHCPIGLVLKL; encoded by the exons ATGCTCTTTTCCATCTCAAATTTGCCCATGAAGTCTGTTTTGCAATTCTGGTCTAGGACTTTCCTTCATTCCTTCTTCag CCTTGCAGTCAATCAGAGTAGGCTGAGAGTTGCAACATTGATACGACCTTTGCAAAAGAATGCAATGTCGTCGAGGTTGAATCAATCCTCTGTACCTTTATTCACAAAGAATTCAGAGCCTAGCAGGGCGGGGAGAGGTATAAGTGTGCGAAGGAATTTCAATGAGACTGTTGTCCAG GAACATGATTGTAAAGTGGACATTCAAAGTTTTAAGGATGACCCGTCGAAAATTGAGGCTATGACGGTCCAAAAACTGAGAATGACATTAAG AAGCTTGGGTCTTCTAGCCAAAGGGCTTAAGCGTGATCTTGTAACTGCACTGCAAAGCTTTGTGGAGAATGAAACAGTTG TAGAAAATCATAGAACACAACAGACAGAGAGAAATTCTAATGTATCAGCTTCTGATGGTGACACTGTGAAAGCTGAAACAAAAATCCTAACACCAAAGGAGAGGCAGTCAGCTGAATCTAACAAGGTTTCAAGTGGTGCAATAG GCAGTAACCCATCTagcagaaagagaaaagattcCTCAGACGTTGTTTCCAGCATTGTGAAGCAAGAGGATGGAGTAGAGGGGATGCAAAATGAACCATGGGTTGTTCTTGCTCATAAGAAGCCTCAAAAAGGTTGGATCCCGTATAACCCAAGAATCATGAGGCCTAAACCTCTTTCCAAGGATACAAAATCtgtgaaaattttatcttGGAATGTCAATGGGTTAAGAGCCTTACTTAAGGGGTCTTCAGCAGTGGAACTTGCTGAAAGGGAAGATTTTGACGTATTGTGCTTACAAGAGACCAAATTGCAG GAAAAGGAcatattaaatattacaaaatctcTTGTGGATGGATATCATTATACCTACTGGACGTGCAGCGTTTCTAAACTTGGCTATTCTGGAACTGCAATCATATCCCGG ATAAAGCCAATTTCAGTTAGATATGGTTTAGGCATATCAGAACATGATGGTGAAGGTCGGGTTGTGATGGTGGAGTTcgattctttttttctattgaatGTTTATGTTCCTAATTCTGGAGATGGATTAAAGAGACTG TCATACAGGATTACCCAGTGGGATCCATCTCTCAGTAACTATATTAAG GAGTTGGAAAAGTCGAAGCCCGTGATTTTGACTGGTGATCTAAATTGTGCACATCAGGAGATAGACCTCTATAATCCTGCG GGAAACCGAAAAAGTGCTGGTTTCACCAACGAAGAAAGGCAATCATTTGAGACCAACTTTCTGCAAAAGGGGTTTGTTGATACTTTTAGACAAAAGCATCCTGATGTTGTTGGCTATACATATTGGGGTTATCGTCATGGTGGACGCAAAACAAACAAAG GATGGCGGTTGGACTATTTTCTTGTATCAGAGAGGGTGGCAGAGAAGGTACATGACTCTTACATACTCCCCGATGTGGGAGGTAGTGATCACTGTCCCATTGGCCTTGTTCTCAAGCTTTAG
- the LOC101209509 gene encoding DNA-(apurinic or apyrimidinic site) lyase, chloroplastic isoform X2 has translation MRSATVWVWVWSVLQFWSRTFLHSFFSLAVNQSRLRVATLIRPLQKNAMSSRLNQSSVPLFTKNSEPSRAGRGISVRRNFNETVVQEHDCKVDIQSFKDDPSKIEAMTVQKLRMTLRSLGLLAKGLKRDLVTALQSFVENETVVENHRTQQTERNSNVSASDGDTVKAETKILTPKERQSAESNKVSSGAIGSNPSSRKRKDSSDVVSSIVKQEDGVEGMQNEPWVVLAHKKPQKGWIPYNPRIMRPKPLSKDTKSVKILSWNVNGLRALLKGSSAVELAEREDFDVLCLQETKLQEKDILNITKSLVDGYHYTYWTCSVSKLGYSGTAIISRIKPISVRYGLGISEHDGEGRVVMVEFDSFFLLNVYVPNSGDGLKRLSYRITQWDPSLSNYIKELEKSKPVILTGDLNCAHQEIDLYNPAGNRKSAGFTNEERQSFETNFLQKGFVDTFRQKHPDVVGYTYWGYRHGGRKTNKGWRLDYFLVSERVAEKVHDSYILPDVGGSDHCPIGLVLKL, from the exons ATGCGGAGCGCAACGGTCTGGGTCTGGGTCTGG TCTGTTTTGCAATTCTGGTCTAGGACTTTCCTTCATTCCTTCTTCag CCTTGCAGTCAATCAGAGTAGGCTGAGAGTTGCAACATTGATACGACCTTTGCAAAAGAATGCAATGTCGTCGAGGTTGAATCAATCCTCTGTACCTTTATTCACAAAGAATTCAGAGCCTAGCAGGGCGGGGAGAGGTATAAGTGTGCGAAGGAATTTCAATGAGACTGTTGTCCAG GAACATGATTGTAAAGTGGACATTCAAAGTTTTAAGGATGACCCGTCGAAAATTGAGGCTATGACGGTCCAAAAACTGAGAATGACATTAAG AAGCTTGGGTCTTCTAGCCAAAGGGCTTAAGCGTGATCTTGTAACTGCACTGCAAAGCTTTGTGGAGAATGAAACAGTTG TAGAAAATCATAGAACACAACAGACAGAGAGAAATTCTAATGTATCAGCTTCTGATGGTGACACTGTGAAAGCTGAAACAAAAATCCTAACACCAAAGGAGAGGCAGTCAGCTGAATCTAACAAGGTTTCAAGTGGTGCAATAG GCAGTAACCCATCTagcagaaagagaaaagattcCTCAGACGTTGTTTCCAGCATTGTGAAGCAAGAGGATGGAGTAGAGGGGATGCAAAATGAACCATGGGTTGTTCTTGCTCATAAGAAGCCTCAAAAAGGTTGGATCCCGTATAACCCAAGAATCATGAGGCCTAAACCTCTTTCCAAGGATACAAAATCtgtgaaaattttatcttGGAATGTCAATGGGTTAAGAGCCTTACTTAAGGGGTCTTCAGCAGTGGAACTTGCTGAAAGGGAAGATTTTGACGTATTGTGCTTACAAGAGACCAAATTGCAG GAAAAGGAcatattaaatattacaaaatctcTTGTGGATGGATATCATTATACCTACTGGACGTGCAGCGTTTCTAAACTTGGCTATTCTGGAACTGCAATCATATCCCGG ATAAAGCCAATTTCAGTTAGATATGGTTTAGGCATATCAGAACATGATGGTGAAGGTCGGGTTGTGATGGTGGAGTTcgattctttttttctattgaatGTTTATGTTCCTAATTCTGGAGATGGATTAAAGAGACTG TCATACAGGATTACCCAGTGGGATCCATCTCTCAGTAACTATATTAAG GAGTTGGAAAAGTCGAAGCCCGTGATTTTGACTGGTGATCTAAATTGTGCACATCAGGAGATAGACCTCTATAATCCTGCG GGAAACCGAAAAAGTGCTGGTTTCACCAACGAAGAAAGGCAATCATTTGAGACCAACTTTCTGCAAAAGGGGTTTGTTGATACTTTTAGACAAAAGCATCCTGATGTTGTTGGCTATACATATTGGGGTTATCGTCATGGTGGACGCAAAACAAACAAAG GATGGCGGTTGGACTATTTTCTTGTATCAGAGAGGGTGGCAGAGAAGGTACATGACTCTTACATACTCCCCGATGTGGGAGGTAGTGATCACTGTCCCATTGGCCTTGTTCTCAAGCTTTAG